Sequence from the Pan paniscus chromosome 4, NHGRI_mPanPan1-v2.0_pri, whole genome shotgun sequence genome:
ctcagcctcccaagtagctgggactatgcaccactaagcccggctaatttaaaaaaatttttttctagagacagggtctcactatgttgtgcaggctagtCTCCAATTGCTGGCCTAAAgcaattcttcagcctcagccttccaaagtgctgggattataggtgtaagccacagcaCTCTGCCTATCTAATTTATTAAATGAGTAAAGTTGTTCATACTGTACTCTTAGTGTTCTTTTAATATCTGGGAATGTGTTGTAATAGCACCTCTCTCATTCCTAATGTTGgtaatttgtgtcctcttttttaTCCTGGGCAGTCTGgttagaggtttatcaattttattaatcttctcATAGAACCATCTTTTGGATTCACTGAatgtattgttttttcattttctattacattgatttctgctctgatctttatttttctttcctttcttatatttctttcttctgcttattttgggattttttgcTCTTATTTTCCTAGTTTCTTAAGATGAAAGCTGAAGTCattgatttgagacttttccCCTAATATAAATTTCCCCTACGTATTACTTCAGCAGCACTTcgcaaatattaatatgttttgttttcatcttcattcagttaaaatgtcttctaattttccttttgatttcctctttgagCATGGATTATATGGAAGCAtcttgtggccaggcacagtggctcacgcctgtaatcccagcactttgggaggccaaggcaggcggatcacgaggtcaggaaatcgagaccgtcctgtccaacatggtgaaacctgatctccactaaaatacaaaaaaattagccaggtgtggtggcgaacacctgtagtcccagctactcaggaggctgaggcaggggaatcgcttgaacccaggaggcggaggttgcagtgaaccaagattgcgccattgcactccagcctggtgacagagcaagaccccatctcaaaaaaaaaaaagaagtgtcttGTTTAGTTCCATATAGTGGGGGACTTTCCAGAGatgtttctgttattgatttctaatttaattccaccATGGTCGAAGAATATATCTTGTATGACttgaacattttcatatttattgagacttgttttatagcATAGAATGTGGACTACCTTGGTAAATATACATTACTAAATATTCTGGGTACActttaaaaagaatgtatattctgctattgttgggtGGAGTAGTTCTGTAAGTGGCAATTATGTCAAGTGGGTTTATTGTGTTGTTAAAATCTGCTATgtcttcactgattttttttgtctattgTTCTATTAGTTATTGAGTATGAGTATTGAAATCTCTCACTgtaattgtgaatttgtctatttctcattttatttctatcaGTTTTGCTTTATGCTTTCAACCTCTGTTATTAGGTATATTCATGTTTAGGATTATTATATCCTAATATATGAATTGTCACATTACCATACAAAATTATGAAAtagtaataatacaaaaataatatgaatatgaaatatgaatataaatgaaaatatgaatgtGAAATGTGAATAATGCAAAATATATGAATGATACAAAAATTATGAATTGCCACATTATCAtacaaaatgactttttttatCCTTGTTagtactctttcttttttttttaatggagatagATAGTagtcacagttttttgtttttttgttttttttttttttgagacggagtcttgctctttcgcccaggccggagtgcagtggcgcaatctcggctcactgcaagctcctcctcctgggttcacgccattctcctgcctcagcctcccgagtagctgggactacaggcgcccgccgccgcgcccggctaattttttgtatttttagtagagacagggtttcaccgtgttagccaggatggtctcaatctcctgacctcgtgatccgcccgcctcggccttccaaagtgctgggattacaggcatgagcctccgcgcccCGCCAGTACTCACGGTTTTAATTATAATGGCAAGTCATGGGAGGCAAGTCAATGTTTACCAGTGAAACAGTAgttaataaattatgatacaACCAAGTAGCTACTAAAAGCTAAGTTtccaaagaatatttaaaagtattttttaaatgttcacagtACACGGGAGAAAAAAGGGTTAAAGAAAAAACTGCATACATATTCTGATCTCATGGGTGAGGGTGAGAAATGTACACCCAAAGAAGCCTGGAAAGACATATCCCGAAATGTTAAAATTGATTATTTTGGGAGTAGATACCAGGTGATTTTTggctttccttttactttttggtTTCTCTCAGATATTTTTTTGCATGTATTGCTTTTATACTTGGGGGAGAACAATAAATGGTATTTTGTGGGGGGGAACCACAGAAGATAGAAAAATCTAGTTATGCTTTTTCattcttcccatttttaaattactaagaATCAAGATGCTTAAATCTatgcatgaaataaaaaaagaaaatgtctaggGAGATtctttagtaataaaaatatttatcaaatctaaAAGGGTAGAAATACTGCTTTATTGGATAAACTTACTTCcaaaatactttcatgttttttAAGAAGTCCTAATGAGCATTCAAGAAGAAAACATGTACTTCTTCCACAGGAATAAGGACAAATAAAATGAGGTTGACGCTTACCACAAATGAtatttcctaaaagaaaaaaacgtaatatttaacttttcttctgTTGAGGCAAGGTAAGTGAACTGCATAAATCATAAATAAGATTttcttggccgggcgctgtggctcatgcctgtaatcctagcactttgggaggccaaggtgggcggatcacgaggtcaggagatcgagagcatcctggctaacacggtgaaaccccatctctactaaaaaatacaaaaaattagccgggcgtggtggcgggtgcctgtagtcccagctactcggggggctgaggcaagagaatggcgtgaacccaggaggcggagcttgcagtgagccgaaattgcgccactgcactccagcctgggcgacagagcgagactctgtctcaaaaataaataaataaataaatacataaataaaataaaaatattttcttgctttacAAGAAGGAAGAACTGAGATCCTGTTTTTTGAATGCAAGTTAAATACAAAATCCACTCTCTGACCAAGATGAGGGGAAAAAATCATTCTTCAACATTTCAATTCTCATGCAACGAAATCCAAAGGTCTGTGGAATCCACCTTTTCGATTCATCTACTGCCCGTACTTCCTCTTCTGAGAGACAATTATGGCATAGGCATTTACAGAGCAATCCACCTTCTTACCTTTTGTGGAGTCAAAGGAGACAAATTCCATTAACTTcatcatttctatttcttcctctgtTTTGCCCTCTAAGTCTTCCTCAGTAATTTGCCATTCTttgctctttgtttctttcttttcctcatctcTTCTTTCGTTCGgctgagaaggggaaggagatgTGGATTTATGTCGTCTTGGAGATCGGGAGCGTCCTAGGTGCGG
This genomic interval carries:
- the LOC100987868 gene encoding U4/U6.U5 small nuclear ribonucleoprotein 27 kDa protein-like — its product is MGRSRSGSPRRKGRRSRSTSRERERRLQERSRSRERDGRRNRSPTPHLGRSRSPRRHKSTSPSPSQPNERRDEEKKETKSKEWQITEEDLEGKTEEEIEMMKLMEFVSFDSTKGKKVDCSVNAYAIIVSQKRKYGQ